The sequence below is a genomic window from Anaerocolumna chitinilytica.
TTTCTTTTCCTTGAAGAGTATATTTAAATTCTCCATACATACCATTGTGCATTAGAATTGCCCAGTTCTCTTCTTCTGTTAGCTGAATAAATTGTGATGCTATATGTATGCTACGGACTTCGTGCGGAACGCTGAGTAATAAAGGATTTGTAACATATGGTTTATTTTCAGATTGTTTAAATCCGCCCTTTCTATCAGATATCATATTTTCTACATAATTAGGCTTACCGTATTGTCCGGCCTTTCCTAAATCATGAAGTAATGAAGTAATGACAATACTATTAAAATCTATTTTGCTATTTGTTGCCTTCCAAAAGCAGCACATATACTCAAATACATTTAGGCTGTGTTCTGCAAGTCCACCTTCTTTTGAAAGATGGTGCTGTCCGCTGCATGGCGATGTAAAGTATCCGTTAATTTTCATCCAGTTAATTAGTTTTTCA
It includes:
- a CDS encoding HD domain-containing protein → MEETIISLLNNTNIPGIEKLINWMKINGYFTSPCSGQHHLSKEGGLAEHSLNVFEYMCCFWKATNSKIDFNSIVITSLLHDLGKAGQYGKPNYVENMISDRKGGFKQSENKPYVTNPLLLSVPHEVRSIHIASQFIQLTEEENWAILMHNGMYGEFKYTLQGKETPLYLLLHFADMWCSRVVEKSNEEVEE